Proteins encoded in a region of the Saccharothrix ecbatanensis genome:
- a CDS encoding ABC transporter permease: MSLRRYALRRLAIGVIQVLAVVTVVFLLVQALPGDAAVALAGDNPDPRRIEEIRVAMGLDRPALDRFGSWLWGLAHGDFGVSLFSGRPVAEFLHDGLGPTLVLALLALVLLIPLSVLLGVLAALREGGPLDRVVTTVTVGLHSIPEFALAVVLIAVFGVQLRWLPPTAVGADLLASPAVLVLPLVVLVARPLCSISRLVRAGMIDALASDHVRHALRLGIGVTRVRFAHALPSALAPAVQQVARTVDWLLGGVIVVEAVFVIPGLGTILVDAVAGRDLPVVQGLAVVFAVTTVVVNLVADLVVFRLAPRSVAIA; encoded by the coding sequence GTGAGCCTGCGCCGGTACGCTCTTCGGCGGCTGGCGATCGGCGTGATCCAGGTGCTCGCCGTCGTAACCGTGGTGTTCCTGCTGGTGCAGGCGTTGCCAGGGGACGCGGCGGTGGCGTTGGCGGGCGACAACCCGGACCCGCGCCGGATCGAGGAGATCCGGGTCGCGATGGGGCTGGACCGGCCCGCGCTGGACCGGTTCGGCTCGTGGCTGTGGGGGCTGGCGCACGGCGATTTCGGGGTGTCGCTGTTCTCCGGTCGACCGGTCGCCGAGTTCCTGCACGACGGGCTCGGGCCGACGCTCGTGCTGGCGCTGCTGGCCTTGGTGCTGCTGATCCCGTTGTCGGTCCTGCTCGGTGTGCTGGCGGCGTTGCGTGAAGGCGGGCCGTTGGACCGGGTGGTCACGACCGTCACCGTGGGCCTGCACTCGATCCCGGAGTTCGCGCTGGCCGTGGTGCTGATCGCGGTGTTCGGGGTGCAGTTGCGGTGGCTGCCGCCCACGGCGGTGGGGGCGGACCTGTTGGCTTCACCGGCCGTGCTGGTGCTGCCGCTGGTGGTGCTGGTGGCCCGGCCGTTGTGCTCGATCAGCCGGTTGGTGCGGGCGGGGATGATCGACGCGCTGGCCTCGGACCACGTCCGCCACGCCCTTCGGCTGGGGATCGGTGTGACGCGAGTCCGGTTCGCGCACGCGCTTCCGTCCGCTTTGGCGCCGGCCGTGCAGCAGGTGGCGCGGACTGTTGATTGGCTGTTGGGCGGTGTGATCGTGGTCGAGGCGGTGTTCGTCATTCCCGGCCTGGGCACGATCCTGGTGGACGCGGTCGCGGGCCGTGACCTGCCGGTGGTGCAGGGCTTGGCGGTGGTCTTCGCGGTCACCACGGTGGTGGTGAACCTGGTCGCCGACCTCGTGGTGTTCCGGCTCGCGCCGCGATCGGTGGCGATCGCATGA